GCAAATGATTAGTTGGAAACATTATATCAGTAATATGACTgttgcattttaaatttttttctattttagatgGCTCAATTTTCTCTTCGTATCTATATTTTCATCGATGTGCATGTTgacttttttttcaattaaaatctACCTTTTTGGCTTATTGAACTTTTTTCGATGTTAGTTGTacttgaaaaattgaaaaaatgaagttcaacctaaattaaatctaatttaatctaACCCTTTACGACTTGTCGGCTTTGttatttgacttttttttaatcaagGACATGTTNGTGAGGTGACATGAATGCAGGAATGAAGCTCCAACACTTTCCAATACTTTCTATATTGTACAGCAGTTAGTGGTAGTGTTGAATACCCCAATTGGATCGATCTCCGGCGTTCTTGTTTGTGGTTACCGTACGTCCACAAATAGATGTCTGCATAAGACATCAATTATCGGATGTACTCGAGCAAGCATTCACATTTCTTATCGACCATCTGTCTCAGCAAAAGCTCATCagtctctctctccttttatgTACTTCTTTGCGAATGTTTGGTCaaggcttctgcttctgcttctgaaAGCAGCAGTTGCAGGTTTATGgcttaaagcaaaaaaaatatacgatGGGATAATACGAGTGAGGAAATTGCATTAACATGTTAAGCCTGTTACTAAAGAGTTCGGTAACATGCTTCCGGAGGGATGGAAAGAAAAGGGTAGGCTCGGAGTTGCAACAGTTTAAAACACACGTACAGATTCCAACTCGGGTGGACCCTCCAGAATATAAACAGTTAGACACATTAATTTGGGCAGGCATTTTAGAGAGTTCTTTTGCAGCTGTGCGGAAATGTTTCACGAGACTCGgatcaaagaaagaaattaaatcaaAGAAACAACAGGGCCTTCCGGTTCCTGATACCGTTATGTCGTGACTTCCAAATCCTCTTCTTATCTAACATTAACCCCACAGAGTCCCTTATTCTATGAGTCTCCGCACCTTGTATTCACAAGCCATATTCACAAGCGAGAGCGGAGGTTGCGAGACTTGGAAACTCAACAAATCAATTCAGCAAGGAGGCAACTTGAGATGGATAGTGTACTTACATTCGAGAGCTCCATCCAAGATTTGTAGCGTCGCTATGGCTTTTCCGGTTTGGTGTGTCTCTTGCGCAAGCGCCACACCTTCAGCTAAACTGCTCACATGACCGCGCACAAGAAGAGCAGCTGCTGTATTTAAAACCTACATGTATTCCACGTAAACAAGACGTGTAAATAATCACCAAGACAAGataacatctctctctctcttttgcgaACCTCCTATTTACAGATTCTGTTTCCGGTCTTTTTCGCTTTCTTTGGTGCATGATCTCATATCAAGTCCTAGATGGATCCAAGATGCTAGTACTACTGTTGTTAAAAGGAACAGAgagataaaaaagtaaaatctgATTATTAAACTCAAAGATCACAAGTATTTGCCTTCTTTGGTGCTGCCGCcatttattttgtttgtatAAATGAATATTATACATCATTGGATAAGTGAAACAGATCGAATTCTCTACTCTTGTTATCATTCGGCTAGCTTGCAACGCAACATAATTGCATGTGAAAAGGCAtcatcttttttcaaaaaaatttaaacaagaGAAAACAAAGACGCATTCCTACCAAGATTATGTTTCTTCATGCCAAACAAACTCTTAAATCTATTCACTGCAAGCACTTCCTGCAGTATAGAATTGgtgtttaatataaatataaaaatgcaaaaatatgAAACAGGGCCTTAACTTTTTTATTACTACAGAAAATGCTCTAGCTATAGGGAATTGTTTGTTATAGCTGATGTGACGGTCTGTACTATGCAAAATAATGAGCGATGAAGACTGAAAGGAGATTGATCTGTGGGCGGtaaatataattgtattttgCCTGGCAGATAAGGTGATGTACAACGTCATGAATGAAGAAACTACAGTTGGCATGTGGAACAAGCTAGAAAAGCTGTATATGACAAAAAGCTTCTCGAACGTGTTGTACTTAAAGCAAAAAATTATATGGGCTACGTATGAAGGAAGATACGGCAATAACAGAACACTTGAAcacctttaataaaattattacagATTTGCTTAGTATTAATGTCAAGGTTGACGAAGACGATAAGGCATTAAATTTTCTTACATCACTTCGGTCATCCTACAATTATTTGATGACCATCATACTGTATGGAAAGCAAACTCTAAAGATGGAAGATGTTACATCTACCCTTCTATCTGAGGAGATCAAGTTGCAAGCGAATACCGAAAAAAACAGTGCAAGTTTCATCGTAAATGATACAGGTGGAGAAAGGGGACGATCAAGCGAACGTGATGCAAGTAGAGGAAGATCTCGTTCCaaatcaaaatcgaaaaaggtgaaGTGTTACTTCTATAAGAAAGAGGACCACATAAAAAAAACGTGAAAGGAGGAAGATTAGCCAGCAATTCCGGTCAAGATGTCTTGACGATTACAACAAATTCAGAATCTCTCAGTGACTGGATATTGGATTCTAATTATTCTTATCACACGTCTCCAGACAGATCTTTATTTGATATTTGTAAGTTTTGCGAAAGCAGTAGTGTTACGATTGGTAATCGCCCTAGCTGCAAGATGGTCGGTATTGGAATAGGTAttggaatagtaaaaaaaaaaaatgttcgaTAGTGTAGTGAGGACGTTAATTGATGTGAGACACATTCCGGATCTCAGGTTGAACTTATATCACTTGGTACTCTTGACTCTGTTGGCTGTTCTATTAGCATTTCATGTGGAGTgatcaagaaaaaaaagggtgcCATGGTCATCATgaagggaagaagaaaaggaatctGTACAGGCTAATCGGTGAGTCGGTGATTGGAGGCGTTGCAGTAACATCCTTGGAAGATCATGATACTGATGATACGGAGCTCTGGCACATGAGACTAGCCTATGCGAGTGAAAGAGAGATGTTTGGAACTGTATAAAATGGGAGTACTCAAAGGTATTAAATTTTCTAAACTTAATTTCtgcaaatattatttatttgaaaaaaaagaaaagattgagTTTCAGGACCTCTAGTCATAAAAGTAAAGGTATACTTCAGTACATCTATGCAGACGTGTGGGAACCGGCTCCGATTACTTCGAAAGGTGGTGTGCGGTATTTTATTACGTTTATCGATGATTTCTCTCGTAAGGTTTGGGTCTTCTTCATAGAGGAAAAGTCTGAGGCATTTATAAAGTTCAAACATTAGAAGAATGAAGCGGAGAAACAAATTGGAAAGCAGATCAAGGTTCTTGGAACGGACAATAGTGGAGAGTTCACTTCTCGTGAGTTCAAGAAATTAAGGATAAAGGTGTTGTACGTCACTACACGGTTTCAGGTACTGTGCAACAGAATGGGATAGACAAAAGAATGAATCGGACACTTCTAAAACGTGTCCGATCCATGAGGTTATGTGCAGATTTGACAAAGGAGTTCAAGCAGTAAATATGACATGCTATATTATAAATTGATCTCTTGTGATAGTAATCGAACTTAAACATCAGAGGAAGTATGGACAGGTAAAGTTGCAGATTATTCCTCCTTACGACCCTTTGGTTGTCCTGCTTATATCCATATTCAGGAAAATCAGCACACAAAATTAAATTCGAAGCCAAAATCTGCATATTTCTTAGGTACGATATGGGGGTTAAAGGATATAAGCTGTGGGACCCTATCGCGAAGAAGAAGGTGATTAGCAGAGACATAGGTCGATTATGGGTGAATTGGGCAAGCGTAGGTCGATTATGGGTTACATCTTTCTACTAGGCGACGGACCTGTCAGTTGGAAGTCTATGTTGCAGCACGCTGTAGCCTTGTCAACTATTGAAGCGGAGTATATGGCAGAAATTGAAGTGGCTAAGGAAGAAGTCTGGCTTAGAGGCTTGGTTGGTGAATTCGGGATCATATAGGATAAAGTTATTATCGATTGTGATAGTTAAAAGAGTGCTTTATGACTCACCGGGAATCTTGTTTATCATGGAAGGACGAAGCATATAGACATCAAGTATCATAAATTACGGGAGCTTACTAATGGGGATAATAGAGAAATTCAGCATATAACGACTTCCACGAAGGATAATGTAGCTAACATCATGACAAAGTCGGTAACAACGGATAAGTTTAGAAACTGCCTAAACTTAGCTAATTTGCATGACTGCTAATGACTGATCGAGATGACTCAGGAAGATAAGACAataagatgagagagagtaatgaagtaaaaaagaaatcaaGATGGAGAATGTTAGAGATtatgctttcttttttattagtttGGTCCATGTGCCGGATCTATGGAATAATAGAGAGGATGTCATGAGGATTTCTATTGGTGAATTCCAAATTCTAGTTGGAAGTGAATTAGACTCTGTCAGTTTTCTATGCATTACTTCTAATTCAAGTCAAAGTTTGACTTGAATTGGGAATAGGATTTGGCCTTGTATATGTTGGTATAGCATATATGCAACTAGTGGGGGATCCGATAATTAGGCTTGATTAATTAGCGTCTAAGCCTTGGTGACGTAAGGCAGCAGCAAAAGAAGAAGGCGCACGACAGCTTGCATGCGATGGATTGAAGTCTGGCAGTGCAGCGTGGATTCTCAACCAATTACCTGAGCAGTTAGGATTGATCGAAACAACAGCATAAAGAATTTTggtcaaaattttttatgcttCTCTAATTTGATCTTTTGGATTTTACGAAAAATTTTTTCCGatgtttttttgaaatttttattggaATAAGAGAAATGTGGGATTCACTATAAAGTTCTTGATTTTTATTTGAAGAAAACATAAGATGTAAGCTCGTATTTTTGTTTCTTCATATAGTAGAATATATTTCTCTCGCTCTTTTCGTGGATGTAGATAATTACCGAACCAAATAAAtcttgattttttctttctgtatttattttttgtaccgTTTGGTATTTTTGCTACTTTTTATGCATCTTTGTTGGTAATGTATGACGAACGATCCATTCGATTTCCAATATAAAATGTGTGCACATAATCTTGTTGCGTTACTATTATCAAAGTCATTGTTGTGATAGGAGAagtcttctttcttttctgctTGAGCTAAGGGTAAATAAAATCTCTGCATAATCTCTCTGCATTACTGTTATCATTACTATTGTCGAAGTCATTGGTGTGATAGGAAAagtctttttctgtttttgcgTGAGGCAAAGGGAACATGTGCGTGCATACTCCTGCATTACTATTGCCATTAAGTCATTGGAATTATGCTAGATGTCTTTGTCTTTTTGGCTTGAATATAGGGGAAAAATATGTGTGCCCATTGTTCCAGCGTTACTGTTGTCAAAGTTTTTTCTTTGAAAGCGATTGACacgttttattttttattttttaaataaatttaactgaaaatgtgaatcaactagatttcgaacttgaaatctcagGTACCAATCATCGAGTCTTTTACCACTTGAGTCAGGAACGGTCAGTTACTATTGTCAAAATTGATggctcatattatatatatggcCGGCAGCTGGGCATTTTGTTGGCCCGGCCAAgtgactagagagagagagagagagagagagagagagagagagagatgggaggaTGGTGGTCATATTTTTGTTTGTCGACGGAGGAGAGGAGAGCTCGGCTGGAggtggcgctccccaaggccaAGGACATCGTCGCTTCCTCCGCCGTCGTCGTCTTCAggtcctcatcctcctcctcctcctcttcttcaaaAACACCATTAATTCTCTCTGAAAAGTTGCGGAGAACAACAACTGTTGCTTCATATGGTTTAGTATGGTATCAAAAAGAGGTAGCAGGTTCCGAGTTCTTCGAGCCTCGTCAGGCTCCTTGCTCGGGCAAAATGCTGCAAATTGAATTGGTGTCTTAGTAGGCATCCTAGCCTTTTGCAACTGCCGAGACGCTGAGAATTAATGCTCCTTCCATCTGTGTGatagtttcttcttcttcttcttcttcttcttcttcttcttctcctcactttttaacttttaaattttgttcgTGCAGCAGCACGTACTGTCCCTTCTGTCGACGGGTTAAACAGTTGCTAATGAAGCTGGGGGCGACTTTTAAGGCGATTGAGCTGGATGAGGAAAGTGAGTGTATATTACCAACTTCATATAtttgtcctttttcttttttcgacaatgtaattttcttttctttttctctttttaattgaATTCTTTGAATCATATTTCATTAGCGTTGGAAACAACCTTTGTCTAATATTTTTACTGAGAGTTTAGACAACTTATCTACTCTTCTGATACCTGAAAGGAAGgattaattcttaatttttgttAGTTTCTGATGGTACGTAATATATTCTTTCGAGTGAAGGTGATGGGTCAGATATATACTTGGCGCTGATGAAGTGGACCGGACAGAGCACAATTCCGAACGTTTTTATCAGCGGAAAGCACGTCGGCGGTCACAACTGTAAGTTTTGCGcatctatatatgtatgtttctTTCATCTGctctttcttataattattatttcgtAACTATATATGATGATGTAGTTGTGATGTCGAGGCACAGAGAAGGGAAACTGGTACCTCTGCTCGTCGAAGCAGGTGCCGTCGCCGCCCCCGCTGCTGCTTGATTAGTTAGTATCTGCACATACACATTTTGCTTGGCATGGCGCATGCAGTTAGGTGCTCTCCGAATAACAACAATAAGATGCAAACATTAGTACAAGGAATCCTGTATATGCAGCTCTTGCTTAATTATGTAACGTAATTACTTCTCTTTCCACTTTTGAATAAATAGTTTAGACCTTCTTATTAATCGGTTTTCTGccggtgtgtgtgtgtgtatatatatatatatatatatatatatatatatagagagagagagagagagagagagagagagagagagagagagagctagctagctagctaggttggtatattatcggtagcacggagttctctgtgctaccaagttattttcaatgatgcggcttccaaattgtcgatcggttccgttagacttgatattcactattgaaaatatttggaaactaaatttcataatttttcagcatcatttggatagtgatcaaaagatttcaaaattgacaattttaatggtagatgtaatgcgtttgtgaatttaacggtgtaaaataattcaaatctgataaaattttcatagaaaattattttcactatttagagtaagattagtatctctgatcttaaattcaagtcttttatcatcattttttatgagatttttaatttcagccgtttatttttagactactcgtttgatagataaatgatgccgaaaaattataaaatttagtttccaaatactttcaatagtatagatcaagtctgacggaaccgatcgtcgatttggaagccgcatccctagttagttaattcgcgaattattcgcgaatttttgagaaAACGAATTAAACAGCCAAATAAGTATTTTCCAAAAGTTCGGAAAAAAACGGTTTTTTTcgggaaaaataattattctcgaattattcgcgattcgcgaataattcggccaaAAAAATGGCGCTCGCGGCGGACTCACgggtcgcgtcgtcgccgctctcATCGCCGAACTcatcgccgctctcgtcgtcgccgctctcatcgtcgttgtcgtcctccgccgccttggccggcgccgggagcaccGTGCGACCCGCGAACTCATCCCGTCTCGCCCAAGGGTGGTGGTCGCGCGCGGATAGAAAACTAGAAATGGCGCGGCGTTGGGAGCCTTGGTTGCGCGCGGTCCACAAGGCCGAAGCAGCCTCGTGGACCTCATGAGAGGAAGGTCTactgtggacctccctctcattatatatatatatatatatatatataNNNNNNNNNNNNNNNNNNNNNNNNNNNNNNNNNNNNNNNNNNNNNNNNNNNNNNNNNNNNNNNNNNNNNNNNNNNNNNNNNNNNNNNNNNNNNNNNNNNNNNNNNNNNNNNNNNNNNNNNNNNNNNNNNNNNNNNNNNNNNNNNNNNNNNNNNNNNNNNNNNNNNNNNNNNNNNNNNNNNNNNNNNNNNNNNNNNNNNNNNNNNNNNNNNNNNNNNNNNNNNNNNNNNNNNNNNNNNNNNNNNNNNNNNNNNNNNNNNNNNNNNNNNNNNNNNNNNNNNNNNNNNNNNNNNNNNNN
This genomic window from Ananas comosus cultivar F153 linkage group 3, ASM154086v1, whole genome shotgun sequence contains:
- the LOC109708008 gene encoding glutaredoxin-like; translated protein: MGGWWSYFCLSTEERRARLEVALPKAKDIVASSAVVVFSSTYCPFCRRVKQLLMKLGATFKAIELDEESDGSDIYLALMKWTGQSTIPNVFISGKHVGGHNFVMSRHREGKLVPLLVEAGAVAAPAAA